In bacterium, a single genomic region encodes these proteins:
- a CDS encoding secretin N-terminal domain-containing protein, whose product MNKRIRKFFVLLLVVFFLFPSGNGILHSEEELLISLDFDNAEIRDVLRVLAEQHNLNIIVSEEVKGEVTVHLTEVRLENALRVILGTEDFGYLKRGNIIEVGSLERLKSLKAAEDEAILGTTTEIFHLKYVNAEEIEKTIKKCLSSKGNTTVYYSTIRSGWPVGGISSGEGSMGVVPRTANKREEFSRMLIVRDFPEYLTKIRQLVEELDKLPKQVLIQTLIVEVSHDLTRDIGIDWKTLNSLGTAVGDIRYGDFGETLRGVVEGGTVTVPSTGFTGLTATYKRLESPRFEAVINALEEKGKANVLSNPKILVLNGHEATILVGEKYPILTTDISADGNVTSESLAHYEPIGITLKVVPIIWEGDRVNMSIHPAVTELGDNVTGSTGLTVKRITTRELDTNITINSGETIVIGGLIKNKETVTRYKVPLIGDIPILGWLFKRERKVTEKTELLIFITPTIMDTPQLTEGERASMEETSKKLKKEFGLRPKKLKEEMNR is encoded by the coding sequence ATGAATAAAAGGATTCGTAAATTTTTTGTTCTACTATTAGTTGTTTTTTTTCTATTTCCTTCAGGGAATGGAATATTACATTCAGAGGAAGAGCTCTTAATCAGCTTAGATTTTGATAATGCCGAAATTAGAGATGTACTTCGGGTTCTGGCAGAACAGCATAATCTTAATATCATTGTAAGTGAGGAGGTAAAGGGCGAAGTAACTGTGCATCTTACGGAGGTAAGATTAGAGAACGCTCTTAGGGTTATTTTGGGGACAGAAGATTTTGGATACTTGAAGAGAGGCAATATTATTGAAGTAGGCAGCTTAGAAAGATTGAAATCTTTGAAAGCGGCAGAAGACGAAGCGATTCTTGGAACAACTACCGAGATTTTTCATCTGAAATATGTAAACGCAGAAGAGATTGAAAAAACTATTAAAAAGTGTCTCTCATCAAAAGGGAATACAACTGTTTACTACAGCACTATACGCAGCGGCTGGCCGGTTGGAGGAATAAGCAGCGGCGAAGGAAGTATGGGAGTTGTCCCGAGAACCGCTAACAAGAGGGAAGAATTTTCAAGAATGCTTATAGTGAGAGATTTTCCTGAGTATCTCACGAAGATAAGACAACTTGTTGAAGAACTTGATAAGCTTCCAAAACAAGTTCTTATTCAAACCTTGATTGTAGAGGTAAGCCATGACCTAACAAGGGATATAGGGATTGACTGGAAAACTCTTAACTCGCTAGGAACTGCGGTAGGGGACATTCGTTATGGAGATTTTGGAGAGACATTAAGAGGAGTGGTAGAAGGTGGAACTGTAACAGTCCCATCAACAGGTTTTACAGGACTTACAGCTACATACAAACGACTGGAATCTCCAAGGTTTGAAGCAGTTATTAACGCATTAGAAGAGAAGGGCAAGGCAAATGTCCTCTCAAATCCTAAAATACTGGTTCTTAATGGGCATGAAGCTACAATTCTTGTAGGAGAGAAATATCCGATACTGACAACCGATATTTCGGCGGATGGAAATGTTACAAGTGAATCGCTTGCCCACTATGAGCCTATCGGCATAACATTAAAGGTTGTTCCTATAATATGGGAAGGCGACAGGGTTAATATGTCAATTCATCCTGCAGTAACTGAACTTGGAGATAACGTTACAGGCAGCACTGGGTTAACAGTAAAGCGAATCACAACAAGGGAGCTTGATACGAATATAACTATCAACAGCGGGGAGACGATTGTAATTGGCGGACTTATAAAGAATAAGGAAACCGTAACACGCTATAAAGTCCCTCTCATTGGCGACATTCCGATTTTGGGATGGCTTTTCAAGAGAGAAAGAAAAGTAACTGAGAAAACCGAACTGCTTATCTTCATTACACCAACAATAATGGATACTCCCCAGCTTACGGAAGGAGAAAGAGCCAGCATGGAAGAAACTTCTAAAAAGTTGAAGAAAGAGTTTGGTCTGAGACCTAAGAAATTGAAGGAGGAAATGAATAGATGA
- the pilO gene encoding type 4a pilus biogenesis protein PilO, with the protein MRIGSQEKSFIVLGVILIALILFFFFGFLPGNKKLNELRKDLESVQNKLEKARKEVTTLPIIYQKIEEAKSSFSSLNKKLPDTVNIPEIVNQLSRELNKLDIKLVSLTPDIKEKTEEGEIGRMDIEIIAHFTYLALANYLGSVSKLPLLFKVQDLKIEKDEKIAPYLMVRLVMSSYFLSTDESGK; encoded by the coding sequence ATGAGAATTGGTTCTCAGGAGAAAAGTTTTATAGTTTTAGGAGTAATATTAATTGCTTTAATTCTATTTTTCTTTTTTGGTTTTTTACCAGGGAACAAAAAGTTGAATGAATTGAGGAAGGATTTAGAGTCTGTTCAAAATAAATTGGAAAAAGCTCGGAAGGAAGTAACAACTTTGCCTATAATATATCAAAAAATAGAGGAAGCTAAAAGCAGCTTTTCTTCTCTTAATAAAAAATTGCCGGATACAGTAAATATTCCTGAGATTGTTAATCAATTGAGCAGAGAGCTTAATAAATTGGACATAAAATTAGTCTCTTTAACCCCGGATATAAAAGAAAAAACAGAGGAAGGGGAAATAGGCAGAATGGATATTGAAATTATTGCTCATTTTACTTACCTTGCCTTAGCTAACTACCTGGGGAGCGTTAGTAAATTACCGCTCTTATTTAAAGTACAGGACCTAAAAATTGAAAAGGATGAGAAAATAGCTCCTTATCTCATGGTTCGCCTGGTAATGAGCAGTTATTTTCTATCCACAGATGAATCGGGGAAATGA
- the pilM gene encoding pilus assembly protein PilM yields MTPLEILAQRSTKIYKEFFLPYTTSLRNKSLTRFTLTPLFLGLDIGFFSIKIAQFRGSRLTGAAYKEIPQEIRANKEEVSRFIIQTLPSMLKDGKFEGKNVNFFVNGPQQINVSSFTLPSTLSGKDLEGAIVMRLKKETSFDFKTSFYDFSSTPLPGSNECRIIGVVSPQEVIEEKVDTLQKAKLIPVSCNTVGYLLQNLLKISKIMDEKEVAVFMNVGGRVTTMNFFKGNKFQLTREVYMGGDDITKSLLRPIITKEGKKTLSYTQAEAIKKDYGIIGEEDKKEIEGDIPFSQISAMMRPFSERFLREVNRSFTFYERESNTKVDRIYLCGGGSNLKGLDEFLSKSLNSEIIHFNPLKNLSLELPPEQKKNLEKIGPDLIFALGAALDKEKEINLLPPQLKLTYKLSSIKTGITIAIISFALALFSLYGLVSAKIKQQHELIKNSKAYLAPVEEKLGALDELQNWQKKVDMMKNVFLKAGKQPIWEGVLKEVSRLIPEGIVLSSISLDTSSKEVMKLFMKGSIVSSASIEQFPLAEFLIQLRTSPFFSQVEMLSFLKNMETGKADFELNCKIVY; encoded by the coding sequence CGGAATAAATCTCTAACGAGGTTTACTTTAACACCTCTCTTTTTAGGTTTAGATATTGGGTTTTTTAGTATAAAAATTGCTCAATTTAGAGGATCTCGTCTTACAGGAGCAGCCTATAAAGAAATTCCTCAGGAAATAAGAGCGAATAAGGAAGAAGTCTCACGTTTTATCATTCAAACCCTGCCATCTATGTTGAAAGATGGTAAATTTGAAGGTAAAAATGTAAATTTTTTCGTTAATGGTCCTCAGCAGATTAATGTTTCTTCATTCACCTTGCCATCCACCCTTTCTGGCAAAGATTTAGAAGGGGCGATTGTAATGAGGTTAAAGAAAGAAACTAGTTTTGATTTTAAAACTAGTTTCTATGATTTTAGTTCTACTCCCTTACCTGGAAGTAATGAATGCAGGATCATAGGAGTAGTCAGCCCTCAGGAAGTAATAGAAGAAAAAGTTGATACCTTGCAAAAGGCAAAACTTATTCCTGTTAGTTGCAATACAGTTGGATATCTTCTCCAGAACCTGCTGAAAATTAGTAAAATAATGGATGAAAAGGAAGTGGCAGTCTTTATGAATGTGGGGGGTAGAGTCACTACTATGAATTTTTTTAAAGGAAACAAGTTCCAGCTCACAAGAGAAGTATATATGGGAGGGGATGATATAACTAAATCCTTACTAAGACCTATAATTACAAAGGAAGGGAAAAAGACACTATCTTATACACAGGCAGAAGCTATAAAGAAAGACTATGGAATAATTGGAGAAGAGGATAAAAAGGAGATTGAAGGAGATATTCCTTTCTCTCAAATTTCCGCTATGATGAGACCTTTCTCGGAACGGTTTTTAAGAGAAGTAAATCGGTCCTTTACTTTTTATGAGAGAGAGTCCAATACTAAAGTGGATAGAATATACTTATGCGGTGGCGGTTCTAATCTTAAGGGGTTAGATGAATTCTTAAGTAAAAGCTTAAACTCAGAAATAATTCACTTTAATCCTTTGAAAAATCTTTCTCTGGAATTGCCTCCTGAACAGAAAAAAAACCTAGAAAAGATCGGTCCTGATTTAATCTTTGCTCTTGGAGCAGCTTTGGATAAGGAAAAAGAGATTAATCTTCTCCCTCCCCAACTTAAACTTACTTATAAACTTTCCAGTATAAAAACAGGTATTACCATAGCAATTATTTCATTTGCTCTTGCTTTGTTCTCTCTTTATGGATTGGTCTCAGCAAAAATAAAACAACAACACGAATTGATTAAGAACAGCAAAGCATATTTAGCTCCTGTTGAGGAGAAATTAGGCGCATTGGACGAACTGCAAAATTGGCAAAAAAAAGTGGATATGATGAAGAATGTTTTTCTTAAGGCAGGAAAGCAGCCCATTTGGGAAGGAGTTTTGAAAGAAGTATCCCGACTTATTCCTGAAGGTATAGTATTAAGTTCTATATCGCTAGACACTTCTTCTAAGGAAGTAATGAAATTGTTCATGAAGGGAAGCATTGTTTCTTCTGCTTCCATTGAACAGTTCCCTTTGGCTGAATTTTTGATCCAACTTAGAACTTCTCCATTTTTCTCTCAGGTGGAGATGTTATCTTTTCTAAAGAATATGGAAACAGGAAAAGCAGATTTTGAGCTGAATTGTAAAATAGTATACTAA